From one Ooceraea biroi isolate clonal line C1 chromosome 7, Obir_v5.4, whole genome shotgun sequence genomic stretch:
- the LOC105287158 gene encoding odorant receptor 43a isoform X2: MIYHPKRDVKKAIFSPFIDVNMDVSQRSAYRDYEWTIELNRFSLTLLGIWPENHETKQKKLISDIRVIITLNLITWTCIIPSLHSLLKIYDDIMSTIDNLQYTLPMLMAIIKLFILWQNKYDILPLLNMIKDDWQKENTPEERNVMVKQARIARILMLLGCFMMLVTAIFIVALPLFGISIRYRTNRTDPDKSLPFQTYYVYDKDKSPFFEIMYILQSISAILLAFMYSSTDSFLSLLVFHVCGQLKNLEKRIMDFDKFQDFRNVLSYNVRDHIRLIRSINIIDNVFTIMLLGALLYFGILFAFYGFLFGTMFSQGRNLSVARLSFIVIVSLNIFMHMCLYCVLGEILLAQCEAVYEAVYKYNWYTLESKKVRNLLMIMTRANKPLYLTAGKLFPMTMAMFCNLLKTSGGYISVLLAHRE, from the exons ATGATTTACCATCCTAAACGTGATGTAAAGAAAGCCATATTCAGTCCTTTCATAGACGTTAATATGGACGTTTCGCAGCGTTCAGCATACAGAG aCTATGAATGGACCATTGAATTAAATCGATTCAGTTTAACATTGCTCGGCATTTGGCCAGAGAACCACGAAACAAagcagaaaaaattaatatcggacATACGTGTGATCATTACATTAAATCTAATTACCTGGACCTGCATTATTCCATCTTTACATTCATTGCTGAAGATTTACGATGACATAATGTCGACAATcgataatttacaatacaCTTTGCCGATGCTGatggcgataataaaactattcATCCTTTGGCAAAACAAATATg ACATTTTACCTCTATTGAATATGATCAAAGACGATtggcaaaaagaaaatacaccGGAAGAAAGGAACGTTATGGTAAAGCAAGCGCGAATAGCACGCATTCTCATGCTATTAGGTTGCTTCATGATGCTAGTAACTGCCATCTTTATTGTTGCCCTTCCCCTTTTTGGTATTTCAATCAGATATAGGACAAACAGAACGGATCCGGACAAATCTTTGCCGTTTCAAACATATTACGTATACGATAAAGACAAGAGTccattttttgaaataatgtatattctACAGAGTATTTCAGCAATACTACTCGCCTTCATGTATTCTAGTACGGACAGCTTCCTGAGTTTGTTAGTCTTTCATGTGTGTGGTCAGCTGAAAAATCTCGAGAAACGTATAATGGATTTTGATAAGTTTCAGGACTTTAGGAATGTCCTATCATACAATGTTCGGGATCACATACGTCTTATCAG ATCTATCAATATCATTGACAATGTGTTTACTATAATGCTGCTAGGAGCACTCCTTTACTTTGGCATATTATTCGCTTTTTACGGTTTTTTATTTGGTACT ATGTTTAGTCAAGGTCGAAACCTTTCTGTTGCACGTTTATCTTTCATCGTGATAGTATCTctcaatatatttatgcatatgtGTCTCTACTGTGTTTTAGGTGAAATTTTGCTGGCACAA TGCGAGGCAGTTTACGAGGCTGTGTACAAGTACAACTGGTACACATTGGAATCGAAGAAAGTGAGAAACTTATTGATGATAATGACTCGTGCCAACAAGCCACTGTATCTTACTGCGGGAAAATTGTTCCCAATGACTATGGCTATGTTTTGTAAC tTGTTAAAGACATCAGGTGGTTATATATCAGTTTTGCTGGCGCATCGGGAATAA
- the LOC105287158 gene encoding odorant receptor 43a isoform X1, with protein MIYHPKRDVKKAIFSPFIDVNMDVSQRSAYRADYEWTIELNRFSLTLLGIWPENHETKQKKLISDIRVIITLNLITWTCIIPSLHSLLKIYDDIMSTIDNLQYTLPMLMAIIKLFILWQNKYDILPLLNMIKDDWQKENTPEERNVMVKQARIARILMLLGCFMMLVTAIFIVALPLFGISIRYRTNRTDPDKSLPFQTYYVYDKDKSPFFEIMYILQSISAILLAFMYSSTDSFLSLLVFHVCGQLKNLEKRIMDFDKFQDFRNVLSYNVRDHIRLIRSINIIDNVFTIMLLGALLYFGILFAFYGFLFGTMFSQGRNLSVARLSFIVIVSLNIFMHMCLYCVLGEILLAQCEAVYEAVYKYNWYTLESKKVRNLLMIMTRANKPLYLTAGKLFPMTMAMFCNLLKTSGGYISVLLAHRE; from the exons ATGATTTACCATCCTAAACGTGATGTAAAGAAAGCCATATTCAGTCCTTTCATAGACGTTAATATGGACGTTTCGCAGCGTTCAGCATACAGAG cagaCTATGAATGGACCATTGAATTAAATCGATTCAGTTTAACATTGCTCGGCATTTGGCCAGAGAACCACGAAACAAagcagaaaaaattaatatcggacATACGTGTGATCATTACATTAAATCTAATTACCTGGACCTGCATTATTCCATCTTTACATTCATTGCTGAAGATTTACGATGACATAATGTCGACAATcgataatttacaatacaCTTTGCCGATGCTGatggcgataataaaactattcATCCTTTGGCAAAACAAATATg ACATTTTACCTCTATTGAATATGATCAAAGACGATtggcaaaaagaaaatacaccGGAAGAAAGGAACGTTATGGTAAAGCAAGCGCGAATAGCACGCATTCTCATGCTATTAGGTTGCTTCATGATGCTAGTAACTGCCATCTTTATTGTTGCCCTTCCCCTTTTTGGTATTTCAATCAGATATAGGACAAACAGAACGGATCCGGACAAATCTTTGCCGTTTCAAACATATTACGTATACGATAAAGACAAGAGTccattttttgaaataatgtatattctACAGAGTATTTCAGCAATACTACTCGCCTTCATGTATTCTAGTACGGACAGCTTCCTGAGTTTGTTAGTCTTTCATGTGTGTGGTCAGCTGAAAAATCTCGAGAAACGTATAATGGATTTTGATAAGTTTCAGGACTTTAGGAATGTCCTATCATACAATGTTCGGGATCACATACGTCTTATCAG ATCTATCAATATCATTGACAATGTGTTTACTATAATGCTGCTAGGAGCACTCCTTTACTTTGGCATATTATTCGCTTTTTACGGTTTTTTATTTGGTACT ATGTTTAGTCAAGGTCGAAACCTTTCTGTTGCACGTTTATCTTTCATCGTGATAGTATCTctcaatatatttatgcatatgtGTCTCTACTGTGTTTTAGGTGAAATTTTGCTGGCACAA TGCGAGGCAGTTTACGAGGCTGTGTACAAGTACAACTGGTACACATTGGAATCGAAGAAAGTGAGAAACTTATTGATGATAATGACTCGTGCCAACAAGCCACTGTATCTTACTGCGGGAAAATTGTTCCCAATGACTATGGCTATGTTTTGTAAC tTGTTAAAGACATCAGGTGGTTATATATCAGTTTTGCTGGCGCATCGGGAATAA
- the LOC105287158 gene encoding uncharacterized protein LOC105287158 isoform X5 translates to MIYHPKRDVKKAIFSPFIDVNMDVSQRSAYRADYEWTIELNRFSLTLLGIWPENHETKQKKLISDIRVIITLNLITWTCIIPSLHSLLKIYDDIMSTIDNLQYTLPMLMAIIKLFILWQNKYDILPLLNMIKDDWQKENTPEERNVMVKQARIARILMLLGCFMMLVTAIFIVALPLFGISIRYRTNRTDPDKSLPFQTYYVYDKDKSPFFEIMYILQSISAILLAFMYSSTDSFLSLLVFHVCGQLKNLEKRIMDFDKFQDFRNVLSYNVRDHIRLIRSINIIDNVFTIMLLGALLYFAILFAFYGFLFGTVSIHPEFNSVQVSQVKQAIFFISFIHRNIV, encoded by the exons ATGATTTACCATCCTAAACGTGATGTAAAGAAAGCCATATTCAGTCCTTTCATAGACGTTAATATGGACGTTTCGCAGCGTTCAGCATACAGAG cagaCTATGAATGGACCATTGAATTAAATCGATTCAGTTTAACATTGCTCGGCATTTGGCCAGAGAACCACGAAACAAagcagaaaaaattaatatcggacATACGTGTGATCATTACATTAAATCTAATTACCTGGACCTGCATTATTCCATCTTTACATTCATTGCTGAAGATTTACGATGACATAATGTCGACAATcgataatttacaatacaCTTTGCCGATGCTGatggcgataataaaactattcATCCTTTGGCAAAACAAATATg ACATTTTACCTCTATTGAATATGATCAAAGACGATtggcaaaaagaaaatacaccGGAAGAAAGGAACGTTATGGTAAAGCAAGCGCGAATAGCACGCATTCTCATGCTATTAGGTTGCTTCATGATGCTAGTAACTGCCATCTTTATTGTTGCCCTTCCCCTTTTTGGTATTTCAATCAGATATAGGACAAACAGAACGGATCCGGACAAATCTTTGCCGTTTCAAACATATTACGTATACGATAAAGACAAGAGTccattttttgaaataatgtatattctACAGAGTATTTCAGCAATACTACTCGCCTTCATGTATTCTAGTACGGACAGCTTCCTGAGTTTGTTAGTCTTTCATGTGTGTGGTCAGCTGAAAAATCTCGAGAAACGTATAATGGATTTTGATAAGTTTCAGGACTTTAGGAATGTCCTATCATACAATGTTCGGGATCACATACGTCTTATCAG ATCTATCAATATCATTGACAATGTGTTTACTATAATGCTGCTAGGAGCACTCCTTTACTTTGCTATATTATTCGCTTTTTACGGCTTTTTATTTGGTACTGTAAGTATTCATCCAGAATTTAATTCAGTGCAGGTATCGCAAGTAAAGCaagcaattttctttatatcttttattcatAGGAATATTgtctaa
- the LOC105287158 gene encoding uncharacterized protein LOC105287158 isoform X6, which yields MIYHPKRDVKKAIFSPFIDVNMDVSQRSAYRADYEWTIELNRFSLTLLGIWPENHETKQKKLISDIRVIITLNLITWTCIIPSLHSLLKIYDDIMSTIDNLQYTLPMLMAIIKLFILWQNKYDILPLLNMIKDDWQKENTPEERNVMVKQARIARILMLLGCFMMLVTAIFIVALPLFGISIRYRTNRTDPDKSLPFQTYYVYDKDKSPFFEIMYILQSISAILLAFMYSSTDSFLSLLVFHVCGQLKNLEKRIMDFDKFQDFRNVLSYNVRDHIRLIRSINIIDNVFTIMLLGALLYFGILFAFYGFLFGTVSKHHEFKLMQLFTCKRILFTYLNYLSIF from the exons ATGATTTACCATCCTAAACGTGATGTAAAGAAAGCCATATTCAGTCCTTTCATAGACGTTAATATGGACGTTTCGCAGCGTTCAGCATACAGAG cagaCTATGAATGGACCATTGAATTAAATCGATTCAGTTTAACATTGCTCGGCATTTGGCCAGAGAACCACGAAACAAagcagaaaaaattaatatcggacATACGTGTGATCATTACATTAAATCTAATTACCTGGACCTGCATTATTCCATCTTTACATTCATTGCTGAAGATTTACGATGACATAATGTCGACAATcgataatttacaatacaCTTTGCCGATGCTGatggcgataataaaactattcATCCTTTGGCAAAACAAATATg ACATTTTACCTCTATTGAATATGATCAAAGACGATtggcaaaaagaaaatacaccGGAAGAAAGGAACGTTATGGTAAAGCAAGCGCGAATAGCACGCATTCTCATGCTATTAGGTTGCTTCATGATGCTAGTAACTGCCATCTTTATTGTTGCCCTTCCCCTTTTTGGTATTTCAATCAGATATAGGACAAACAGAACGGATCCGGACAAATCTTTGCCGTTTCAAACATATTACGTATACGATAAAGACAAGAGTccattttttgaaataatgtatattctACAGAGTATTTCAGCAATACTACTCGCCTTCATGTATTCTAGTACGGACAGCTTCCTGAGTTTGTTAGTCTTTCATGTGTGTGGTCAGCTGAAAAATCTCGAGAAACGTATAATGGATTTTGATAAGTTTCAGGACTTTAGGAATGTCCTATCATACAATGTTCGGGATCACATACGTCTTATCAG ATCTATCAATATCATTGACAATGTGTTTACTATAATGCTGCTAGGAGCACTCCTTTACTTTGGCATATTATTCGCTTTTTACGGTTTTTTATTTGGTACTGTAAGTAAACATCACGAATTCAAATTAATGCAGTTGTTTACCTGCAAAAGAATTCTCTTTACATATCTCAATTATCTGagtattttctaa
- the LOC105287158 gene encoding uncharacterized protein LOC105287158 isoform X7, giving the protein MDVSKHSAYRDYEWAIEVNQLNLTLLGIWPENHETKQKKLMSDIRVIITLNLITWICLIPSLHSLLKIYDDIMSTIDNLQYTLPLLMAIIKLSIMWHKKNDILPLLNMIKDDWLKPKTSEERNVMIKQARIARILTIFCSCMMLISLIFVVVLPLFGISMRYRTNRTDSDKSLPLQTYYVYDKEKSPFFEITSINIIDNVFTIMLLGALLYFAILFAFYGFLFGTMFSQGRNVSVTRLIFLVILSFTTFTHMCLYCVVGEILFAHCEAVYEAVYKYNWYTLESKKARNLLMIMIRANKPLYLTAGKLFPMTMAMFCNLLKTSGGYISVLLAHRE; this is encoded by the exons ATGGACGTTTCGAAGCATTCAGCATACAGAG acTATGAATGGGCTATTGAAGTAAATCAGCTCAATTTAACATTGCTCGGTATTTGGCCAGAGAACCACGAAACTAagcagaaaaaattaatgtcgGACATACGTGTGatcattacattaaatttaattacttggaTCTGCCTTATTCCATCTCTACATTCGTTGCTGAAGATTTACGACGACATAATGTCGacaattgataatttacaatacaCCTTGCCGCTTCTGatggcgataataaaactgtccATTATGTGGCACAAAAAAAATG ATATTCTTCCTCTATTGAATATGATCAAAGACGATTGGTTGAAACCAAAGACGTCAGAGGAAAGGAACGTTATGATAAAGCAAGCGCGAATTGCCCGTATTCTAACGATATTCTGTTCCTGCATGATGTTAATAAGTCTCATCTTCGTCGTTGTTTTGCCCCTATTTGGCATTTCAATGAGATACAGGACAAATAGAACAGATTCAGACAAATCTTTGCCGCTACAAACATACTACGTCTACGATAAGGAAAAGAGTCCATTTTTCGAAATAAC ATCTATCAATATCATTGACAATGTGTTTACTATAATGCTGCTAGGAGCACTCCTTTACTTTGCTATATTATTCGCTTTTTACGGCTTTTTATTTGGTACT ATGTTTAGCCAAGGTCGCAATGTCTCTGTTACACGTTTAATTTTCCTCGTGATATTGTCCTTCACTACATTTACGCATATGTGTCTCTACTGTGTTGtaggtgaaattttatttgcacat TGCGAGGCAGTTTACGAGGCTGTGTACAAGTACAACTGGTACACATTGGAATCGAAGAAAGCGAGAAACTTATTGATGATAATGATTCGTGCCAACAAGCCACTGTATCTTACTGCGGGAAAATTGTTCCCAATGACTATGGCTATGTTTTGTAAC TTGTTAAAGACATCAGGTGGTTATATATCAGTTTTGCTGGCGCATCGGGAATAA
- the LOC105287158 gene encoding odorant receptor 43a isoform X3 has protein sequence MDVSKHSAYRDYEWAIEVNQLNLTLLGIWPENHETKQKKLMSDIRVIITLNLITWICLIPSLHSLLKIYDDIMSTIDNLQYTLPLLMAIIKLSIMWHKKNDILPLLNMIKDDWLKPKTSEERNVMIKQARIARILTIFCSCMMLISLIFVVVLPLFGISMRYRTNRTDSDKSLPLQTYYVYDKEKSPFFEITYVLQCISATLSGFMYSGTDSFLTFLVFHVCGQLENLKKRVIDLDKFHDFRNALSYNIQDHIRLIRSINIIDNVFTIMLLGALLYFAILFAFYGFLFGTMFSQGRNVSVTRLIFLVILSFTTFTHMCLYCVVGEILFAHCEAVYEAVYKYNWYTLESKKARNLLMIMIRANKPLYLTAGKLFPMTMAMFCNLLKTSGGYISVLLAHRE, from the exons ATGGACGTTTCGAAGCATTCAGCATACAGAG acTATGAATGGGCTATTGAAGTAAATCAGCTCAATTTAACATTGCTCGGTATTTGGCCAGAGAACCACGAAACTAagcagaaaaaattaatgtcgGACATACGTGTGatcattacattaaatttaattacttggaTCTGCCTTATTCCATCTCTACATTCGTTGCTGAAGATTTACGACGACATAATGTCGacaattgataatttacaatacaCCTTGCCGCTTCTGatggcgataataaaactgtccATTATGTGGCACAAAAAAAATG ATATTCTTCCTCTATTGAATATGATCAAAGACGATTGGTTGAAACCAAAGACGTCAGAGGAAAGGAACGTTATGATAAAGCAAGCGCGAATTGCCCGTATTCTAACGATATTCTGTTCCTGCATGATGTTAATAAGTCTCATCTTCGTCGTTGTTTTGCCCCTATTTGGCATTTCAATGAGATACAGGACAAATAGAACAGATTCAGACAAATCTTTGCCGCTACAAACATACTACGTCTACGATAAGGAAAAGAGTCCATTTTTCGAAATAACGTATGTTTTACAGTGTATTTCAGCAACGCTGTCAGGCTTCATGTACTCTGGTACGGACAGTTTCTTAACCTTCCTGGTTTTTCACGTGTGTGGTCAGCTGGAAAATCTTAAGAAACGTGTAATCGATCTTGATAAGTTTCATGACTTCAGGAATGCCCTATCATACAACATTCAGGATCATATACGTCTTATCAG ATCTATCAATATCATTGACAATGTGTTTACTATAATGCTGCTAGGAGCACTCCTTTACTTTGCTATATTATTCGCTTTTTACGGCTTTTTATTTGGTACT ATGTTTAGCCAAGGTCGCAATGTCTCTGTTACACGTTTAATTTTCCTCGTGATATTGTCCTTCACTACATTTACGCATATGTGTCTCTACTGTGTTGtaggtgaaattttatttgcacat TGCGAGGCAGTTTACGAGGCTGTGTACAAGTACAACTGGTACACATTGGAATCGAAGAAAGCGAGAAACTTATTGATGATAATGATTCGTGCCAACAAGCCACTGTATCTTACTGCGGGAAAATTGTTCCCAATGACTATGGCTATGTTTTGTAAC TTGTTAAAGACATCAGGTGGTTATATATCAGTTTTGCTGGCGCATCGGGAATAA
- the LOC105287158 gene encoding odorant receptor 49b isoform X4 has product MDVSKHSAYRDYEWAIEVNQLNLTLLGIWPENHETKQKKLMSDIRVIITLNLITWICLIPSLHSLLKIYDDIMSTIDNLQYTLPLLMAIIKLSIMWHKKNDILPLLNMIKDDWLKPKTSEERNVMIKQARIARILTIFCSCMMLISLIFVVVLPLFGISMRYRTNRTDSDKSLPLQTYYVYDKEKSPFFEITYVLQCISATLSGFMYSGTDSFLTFLVFHVCGQLENLKKRVIDLDKFHDFRNALSYNIQDHIRLIRSINIIDNVFTIMLLGALLYFGILFAFYGFLFGTMFSQGRNVSVTRLIFIGIVSSTTFTHMCLYCVVGEILLAHCEAVYDAAYEYNWYTLEPKKARNILMIMIRANKPLYLTAGKLFPLTIAMFCNVRL; this is encoded by the exons ATGGACGTTTCGAAGCATTCAGCATACAGAG acTATGAATGGGCTATTGAAGTAAATCAGCTCAATTTAACATTGCTCGGTATTTGGCCAGAGAACCACGAAACTAagcagaaaaaattaatgtcgGACATACGTGTGatcattacattaaatttaattacttggaTCTGCCTTATTCCATCTCTACATTCGTTGCTGAAGATTTACGACGACATAATGTCGacaattgataatttacaatacaCCTTGCCGCTTCTGatggcgataataaaactgtccATTATGTGGCACAAAAAAAATG ATATTCTTCCTCTATTGAATATGATCAAAGACGATTGGTTGAAACCAAAGACGTCAGAGGAAAGGAACGTTATGATAAAGCAAGCGCGAATTGCCCGTATTCTAACGATATTCTGTTCCTGCATGATGTTAATAAGTCTCATCTTCGTCGTTGTTTTGCCCCTATTTGGCATTTCAATGAGATACAGGACAAATAGAACAGATTCAGACAAATCTTTGCCGCTACAAACATACTACGTCTACGATAAGGAAAAGAGTCCATTTTTCGAAATAACGTATGTTTTACAGTGTATTTCAGCAACGCTGTCAGGCTTCATGTACTCTGGTACGGACAGTTTCTTAACCTTCCTGGTTTTTCACGTGTGTGGTCAGCTGGAAAATCTTAAGAAACGTGTAATCGATCTTGATAAGTTTCATGACTTCAGGAATGCCCTATCATACAACATTCAGGATCATATACGTCTTATCAG ATCTATCAATATCATTGACAACGTGTTTACTATAATGCTGCTAGGTGCACTTCTTTACTTTGGTATATTATTCGCTTTTTACGGTTTTCTATTTGGTACT ATGTTTAGCCAAGGTCGCAATGTCTCTGTTACACGTTTAATTTTCATTGGAATAGTATCCTCCACTACATTTACGCATATGTGTCTCTACTGTGTTGTAGGTGAAATTTTACTTGCACAT TGTGAGGCAGTTTACGATGCTGCATATGAATACAACTGGTACACGTTGGAACCaaaaaaagcgagaaataTATTGATGATAATGATTCGTGCCAATAAGCCATTGTACCTTACTGCGGGAAAATTGTTCCCATTGACTATAGCTATGTTTTGTAACGTAAGATTATGA
- the LOC105286986 gene encoding odorant receptor 43a-like: MDVAKHSAYRDYEWAIEVNRLSLTLLGIWPENHETKQKKLISEIRLIITLNLITWICLIPSLHSLLKIYDDIMSTIDNLQYTLPLLMAVIKVFIMWQKKYDILPLLNMIKDDWLRPKTSEERNVMIKQARIARILTIFCCCIMLISAIVILVIPLFGISMRYRTNRTDSDKSLPLQTYYVYDKEKSPFFEITYVLQCISATLSGFMYSGTDSFLTFLVFHVCGQLENLKKRVIDLDKFHDFRNTLSYNIQDHIRLIRSINIIENVFTIMLLGALLYFGILFAFYGFLFGTMFSQGRNVSVTRLIFIGIVSFTTFTHMCLYCVVGEILLAHCEAVYDAAYEYNWYTLEPKKARNILMIMIRANKPLYLTAGKLFPLTMAMFCNLLKTSGVSIMYQFCWHTGNKKQKSRNQYLSMARFKEYVIYICIYIYIFVNYFLHLHYE; this comes from the exons ATGGACGTTGCGAAGCATTCAGCATACAGAG acTATGAATGGGCTATTGAAGTAAATCGGCTCAGTTTAACATTGCTCGGTATTTGGCCAGAGAACCACGAAACTAagcagaaaaaattaatatcggaaATACGTTTGatcattacattaaatttaattacttggaTCTGCCTTATTCCATCTCTACATTCGTTGCTGAAGATTTACGACGACATAATGTCGacaattgataatttacaatacaCCTTGCCGCTTCTGATGGCGGTAATAAAAGTGTTCATTATGTGGCAAAAAAAATATG ATATTCTTCCTCTATTGAATATGATCAAAGACGATTGGTTGAGACCAAAGACGTCAGAAGAAAGGAACGTTATGATAAAACAAGCGCGAATTGCACGTATTCTAACGATATTCTGTTGTTGCATAATGTTAATATCTGCCATCGTGATCCTTGTTATTCCCCTTTTTGGCATTTCAATGAGATACAGGACAAATAGAACAGATTCAGACAAATCTTTGCCGCTACAAACATACTACGTCTACGATAAGGAAAAGAGTCCATTTTTCGAAATAACGTATGTTTTACAGTGTATTTCAGCAACGCTGTCAGGCTTCATGTACTCTGGTACGGACAGTTTCTTAACCTTCCTGGTTTTTCACGTATGTGGCCAGCTGGAAAATCTTAAGAAACGTGTAATCGATCTTGATAAGTTTCATGACTTCAGGAATACCCTATCATACAACATTCAGGATCATATTCGTCTTATCAG ATCTATCAATATCATTGAGAACGTGTTTACTATAATGCTGCTAGGTGCACTTCTTTACTTTGGTATATTATTCGCTTTTTACGGTTTTCTATTTGGTACT ATGTTTAGCCAAGGTCGCAATGTCTCTGTTACACGTTTAATTTTCATTGGAATAGTATCCTTCACTACATTTACGCATATGTGTCTCTACTGTGTTGTAGGTGAAATTTTACTTGCACAT TGTGAGGCAGTTTACGATGCTGCATATGAATACAACTGGTACACGTTGGAACCaaaaaaagcgagaaataTATTGATGATAATGATTCGTGCCAACAAGCCATTGTACCTTACTGCGGGAAAATTGTTCCCATTGACTATGGCTATGTTTTGTAAC tTGTTAAAAACATCAGGTGTCAGTATTATGTATCAGTTTTGCTGGCACACCggcaataaaaaacaaaaatctaGAAACCAGTATTTATCTATGGCTAGGTTTAAggaatatgtaatatatatatgtatatatatatatatatttgtgaattattttttgcatttgcATTATGAATAG